The sequence ATTGGAGGACCATTAATGAGTGTCTACAAAGATATCCACTATACTCAAATAAGTGACATACACAAGAAATTTCCACTTTCGTTGCATTCCACTCTACAACAAattcttcatttttctcaaagtcaaATACTGTAAAAGAGTTTAGTTGGTTATCTACCTTATTCATAAGATGACATCCGGATAATCCCATGACTTCaacttggaattttttgaatactTCATGTGTATAAATATTTGACATTTGCTTCTCAAAAGGTGATGGAGTTTTAAGAGCAGGTTGCTTGTGCCATGTATTAAAATCAGCTTGCATTTCCGCTTCTTCTCTATCTTGCAAAGCAACTTTATATTTTTCAACAAATTCCTTCAAAGTTGTTTTCTTGCTTACATATTTGTCAAAAAAAGAGTTGATATTCTCTGATCTTTGAGTTGTTGACAACCCACCAAAAAATGTATCTTTCATGTAAACAGGAACCCAATGTTCACGTTCTTCATATAAAGATTGAATCCAACCATCCTCCGATAGTTGGAATTTTTCTACCATGTCCTTCCATTTACCTTCAAACAATTGTATTGAACGAGATTTGTAAATGCATGTGTTAAAATATCCCATAAAATCCTCCCTTTTTCTTATTACATGACTGAGCTTATCGGGCACCTTTCTAAGTATATGCCAAAGACAAAAACGGTGTCGCACATTTGGAAATACCTCTTTAATAGCCACTTTCATTGCTCTGTCTTGGTCGGTAATTATTGCATTTGGAGGATTTCCACCCATTGCCCTAAGCCATGTTTTCATCAACCATACAAAAGTCTCAGAAGACTCATTTGCTAGTAATGCACAACCAAGCAATCTTGACTGAAAATGATTATTCACACCAATGAAGGGAGCAAATGGCATTTTATATTTGTTTGTGATATATGTTGTATCAAATGATATCACATCTCCAAAATCTTGATAATCATTTCTACCATTTGCATCCACCCAAAATACATTTTTTAAGCGTCCGTCGTCATCCAAATCAATTGCAtaaaagaattttgaattttcttCTTGCATAAGCATAAAACACTCTAACATTGTATTTGCATCTCCTAATTCTAAAGACAAACGACGATCCTTATCTAAATGATTTCTAATATCTTTCTCCAAGCAACCAACTTTCTCATATCCTCCATGTTGTTTGGCCATTGCTGCATAAATTTGACTTGTTCTGACACCAACATTTTGCATAGTTTCAATACATTGCTTTTGAGACTTATTGATGCTTCTATGACAAGGAAAATAATGAGCATATGTTGCAAAAATATCATGATTGTGATCTTTGATGAAGTCATGGACGACCCATTTTCCGTCACACTTTATTTTAATATGTAAGCCAGCTTTGCATTCCACTTTCAAACAAGGACGTGGATTTTGTGCAGTAGACTCTCGCTTTTTCCCATATCTTGTGCAAGCATATTTCACATCAATAAAttgtttagaaacttttgaacGACGACTACTTTTAGTGCATACACCAAATCCGACACATTTAGCATAACATGCATAGAAAGAATAAGCATCTTCCTTAGACTCAAATTCCATTCCAATGTAAGGTTCTTGAACATTGTTAACCTCCAAATCACCAACATATGATTCATTATTGACAGTTTCATTAGCAACACACTCTTCAATTTCATCAATGTGTTCCATTAATTcctaatatatatacataaaaaatagtaatttattgattaataatcACAGAAAAATGGATGCTATCAAAATAATTTCTATATGATAAATTGAaccttaaagaaaagaaaaaaacaatttttattaattgataaactGAAGAAAAAATGAACAGCATATCTCTATTATACGAAGAAATTAAAGAACAATCTCAatagtttattatatatataaaaagaatgtAGTTTATGAATAGTACCTTAAAGATGAAAAGTTATTTTCCTCTTGCTGCTATCTCCACCTTCTTCTAAAATGGCAAAATGATGACTTTGTAAATGAAAGGGTGTCAGTAGCAGTTGCATCATAGACTTTGGTTTTAGCATTAAGAGTTTTAGATACCCGCGAAAAAATGAAACGTTTCGTTTtagatattaataaaaaatattattattcatttaaaaaatacaTGTTTTAGAGAGCCGGTTATAAGTATaggaaaaaataataatgaaacgTGGGCGAATGAACCGGCGAGTGGTTAAAAGAGACTGTGCAAGCGACTGTGCTTAgcattcctatatatatatatatatatatatatatatatatatatatatatatatatatatatatatatatatatatatatatatcctttttACCATTTTCTTccaaacatcatgtttttttcAACATTCTCTTTCAACCACTACCAAAATACAAACAATATTATTGTGTTTCAACAATCATTTGAACCAGTATGATATTTGGTTTTGCATGCATAATCATGCCAAGTAAACCGGTACTATATAAACCAAACCATTAGTATGTGAGGGAGAAACGAATATGATTTGGAGGAGGGGAAAAGTTATAACTTATACATGgtgttattataaaaataaacaaaaataaatagaaGGATGAAAGAAACAAATAGGAAAAAGCTGTATTTGCCATTTTTGAACCGTTTGATAGgaattttttttaaggttttctGGGCCGTCCTTTCATAATTTtaagataattattttttaatcaaacctGTAACTTAACTTCtacttcaaaatatttttaatcatattattatattttattttaagttaaaCTCTAGTTTAGTAAGAGTCACTCTTTTTCCATGTTCTTCTCAATTTGATCacatatatttcttttatttttgggtgattgattttccctttatcttttattttaattattgaaatTGAAAAATTAAGTAATACAAGAAAAGGAGAGAAGAATACCtttggaaaaattaaaaatataaccaataataaaatactaaaatatcttgaatttaaaaattaattaaaattgacaATAGTAATTTGacaaatgtaaaaataaatttgacATAATAATTATAGATTAATGTCATTAATACCATGTCatcttaatattaaaaaaaacatctaATTTATTAAGGAATAATTTGAGTCTTACCTTTTTTAACTATTCtaaagtattttattattttgttataatatttttaaaacaatttagaAAAAAACTACAAgtaaataattgaataatttcttttaaaaaatgtatcatgattttttttcttatttgaaaattttttattttatcaaaaagttATCTAAAATTTCACTTTTCTATGTCATTATTTACTATGAGTAAATTCATTATTAATTGAGTCAATTTTATCTGAGGTAttttaagatatatatatatatatatatatatatatatatatatatatatatatatatatatatatatatatatatatatatatatatatatatatatatatatatatatatatatatatatatatatatatatatatatatatatatatatatatatatatatatatatatatatatatatatatatatatatatatatatatattatgtccaTCCCTAGTTCCAAATTGGTACCTAACTAATTACGACAAAGCATCAAAACTACATTAAACAATTACTACATTAAACAATTTTATGTATTTGTCTTTAAATaactatattaatatatataatataagtgtggtgtgtcatattaatttttttaataaataatttaaattaaaaataacataattattaaattattttattattaaaataatattaaaagtaATACTTTTATATATAGAGAGGTACTGAACCAGAAAAATGATATTATGAAACTGAATGTGAAGTTGTTCACTAGAATGGATAAAGTTAATTTTACAACACACCCTGAAGTGAGTTGGTTTTTTGTCTTTTAAATATTCACTCAATATGTTTTGAACTGTAGTTTTCATCATGGCCTTAAATTCAAATACTATCATGTTTTTAATGTGATAGGGTTAGACGTAGTTTTTTTCAAGATAAAATGCAATAATATATGTATGCTATGATTGAGCATGATAGAGGTCACTATACCGCTTATGTCCGATGTTCTAAGAACAAGTGGTTTTGTTTCATTGAATCAAAAGTATGTAAAGTAGCTATTATGGTTTTTAGGTTTATGATGTATCTGATTAGTAAATTCTAAAGtatcaataaatttttaaaaCTCAAATTAAGGGTTATGATATATATTACTTAATATTAttgaataatttgatttgtaatttCAGGTTTTCgtgaatatttaatattttaaaaatgtatatTGTGCTAAAGTTTGTTTTGAACAGAAACAAAAATTTAAAGAATAAAGTGAAATCATATAACTAGAACAAAAGAATTATGTAAGTaacaaaaattgaattaaaaagaattattttgaaCTCTAATTAACTTTTTTGGTGGATATGCAAATTTAGAATGAATGAAATTGCCTTAAATTATAGTCAATTTACAATATCCTAAAAAGTTAATTAAgagttatatttttctttttataattataagttAATAGATATCATAATTATTTATTCttcttatatatttaaatttactaTAATTTAAATTGATCTATATACTTActtgtaaaataaaatattttttattcataaaatctttgaaaatttatttaatttatcttaCAACTTTTTAAAATCAACTCACCCTAAAGGTGGAAGTGTGAGAAGAGTGTGTTAATTATAGTTATGTTAATCTTGTAGTTAGTGATCTAACCGTTGATTTTAATCttatcatacaatcctattaagacATACATCTAAGGAGTTTATAGGagtgcaaaaaaataaaatgcggaaagtaaatgtcctacgctattacatggctttggggcagttacataattatGGATGCGAAAAATAAAAACCTAGTTAAAACTATTACAACCCTTAGCAGTCACATAATTCGAGAAATAGTGAGGTTTTGGAGAGGAAAGAATTTAAATTAAGGTTGGAGAAGAAATTAAGATTAAGGAgaaacctaattaaattaattagtaaaTTAGCCTAATTCTAAATTAACCTAAATGAATTAATTATGTACAAtattaattgataaaatcctatgtttaattaactaattactaaattaattactcctaatatgaagaaaaaaaggaCTAAATAAAACCtaagaaaataaacaaatgatttttttttgtatttttaatgttTAAAGTAAAAgattaatcaaaataattataaaactaattGACCGGCCAATGGGAGCGTCCCACGCGTCCTTCTTCCTCATCTAGGCTCTGAATTTCGCTACGATTCTGCTTTAAGTTAGCTACAAATTAGCCATGCAACTTTGTAGCAAATCTGcatatttaaaatattcaaacaaaCAACTACAAAATAGCTACGAAATTCTAGGAATTAGCTACGATTTTTTCGTAGCTATACCTGCAAATCTCAAAAACTAATAATTTCATGTCAAATGCAAAATTAAAACACCCAGATCCACTTAAAACCAttccctgagttcaaatatggcaTTATTTTTAGTGATTCCTCTTgtaaatatcaaaacaaaaagaaataagtCTTATGCCCTAGCTATGGTGTCGTTTGATTTAAGAGCCCAAGCTTCGATCCAAGGATTCAAACCTCTCCTAAATGTCACCAGAAACTCATACACATGATTATCTTGCattaaaacatgataaaataTGATTTATGAAATTCAAGAAAAACATGAATTAATATGAGTCATATGATATAGGTGTTTTATGTGTCTTTGGGCCTATGCATTGGTTCACACTTAATATTTGACGTCTCAAGAAGAGAATGAAATGGTTTCTTTGCTTTGAATGGGGCTAGAAACCTTGTTTGCTTGTGCTCTacttttgtggaatttttgagtGAATGGTTAGGGTTTTTGAGGCAAGGAATTCATGAGTTTTGAGGATGAATATGTTGGCCATATATAGAGTGTGATATTAGGTCAATAAGTTTGGAAAGAAACAATGTCtttgattgaaaaaaaatttgatttgactCATGCaccaaatctttctatttttgaaatTTTCCGTTTAGGGTTTCAAGCCTTTTCACAAATTTCCCCAACTTCTGACAACCataactcactcaatttttatcCTATGAAAATGCTCTTGTACTTTTTTGGAAATttaaagatgtcctctacaacccactttggaacattttttgcatttgaagattttactttgaagatatggctcctagAAAAAAGTGCCTTTTTGTTGACATATAAAAGGATTTGTAATGCTTTGAGCCATAactttcaaatgatgcatttttgttttcttgatgaatcatgatcaatccttgattaaATGATGAATTTAACCTTAAATCCTTTATGTTGACCAAAAACCTTGAAGTTTGattgtattttgaccatagttgacttttaggtcaacatagtcgaatgttgatcatttgagcaattGACTAGGCAAACATGTGAATCAAGGCTCGACACTTGGTATGAAGATACTTTGAATCAAATTATAtacctgttagctgaagatttcgttgaacaaatatatgtgcttcgaaggagtgtatgatcgaaggcaaggtggttactgatgaccatctctgagaaatataaaatggctactgatggccatgtttcgatagtaaaaaatgtctaagttttttatgaagatgatggctactgaaagctattggaaggacatatcctcgaagacttagacaaaatttatgaatttgcttaagtattattatttagcgtgtttgttagtaagtgttattaacatactgccacgcgtcgaagatggactcaggcgggaagatttgaaattcgaagatagttgcgtaactgcttattcacagatgtcatcgctggaagttcttatgagaaacgtggcagcggattagcatagggccgttatggtcgaaactagtataaataggagtttttatgataggattccgtgtgttcattttgtacaaatcactcacatatttactcaagtatcaagcgttaacgagaacgagttcgctgagaaaatgtacgtatgacaccaccatcttaatacatgagtattatcttttattgcttttcgttttcgaatatctttaaattcttgcattctacttacttcttgtcatttacattactgtatctttactttcatgttatttactttcatgttatttactttcatgttatttactttcaagatctttaacagttttatgttttaagattctttttaacagaattgcatgttacgttatctgcgttgtttacattttaaagtcataatcacatataatcaagtcatcactaaaagtgtatgttttcaatcgaataacatttgtcgaagacaacgaatcatgaacatggttctaaagaatattgataacaatctaattgactatgtgtcctaggatcaatctagtcgatcctgcgagtaaccaaatcatatttattatagtttggaggactagcggttgtttaccggaaatcaccgtaaacaaattggcacgcccagtgggacagtgtcgaacggattgttttaatcaattgctttgttttgtctagacaatatcaagaccttgtatgaaccttaggaacggtaaattaacaaacagtgcacaaccggttcccaaacgaaggtacaacaagaaaatggctgttacagccagtgcagggggtgatcaagatccctcacaaagcacaggatcaggagcggcaaattcgaattccactcaaggaacaagggatacaacgggtccaaatggatcgagacctgcagataattcccagtcggtgcctgagaataatacaggactttcagggactttgccagtttcagtgtcaacaactgcaccttcgaccacgagtgcagaggaagtattaccgtttccctcaacaaatgctgcaaataacttgtctagtcaaggcacgaattcaactttcgaatggaggccaaatcctccatacgggatgccatttccttttggatcaggcgtacgaggggccggACCTACTTATGTCCCAACTaataatgcgacattttcaccaaatgtgggATCTGCAAGTCGAAATACACACAACgttggtttttctacccaggtgcctcattataccacaaacagccaagcagcatttcgacaagaaatggatgcaagcaaccatgatatgctaggggctttAGCCAAAGAATTGACTTCAATCTTTTCCCCATTATTGACAAACATTTCTTGCACAAATAGGGAAAatgtagaaactttccaaaagatgtcatctcaaatgaatcggatGGCGGAGTTCATGGGTGTAACACAACCAAAAAGGAAAGATAAACAGCCCGCGTACCAAGAGGGAATGCCCGTTTTAGAACGCATACAAGATGAGGGCCCATCATCGAGACCAACCATCCGAGACATAAACTCCTTGCGGAGGACGAATTGGACAGAAGAAATTCCAGTAATTAATTTAGAGACTTCAagtcaaagaaccgtccccgt is a genomic window of Vicia villosa cultivar HV-30 ecotype Madison, WI unplaced genomic scaffold, Vvil1.0 ctg.003268F_1_1, whole genome shotgun sequence containing:
- the LOC131640673 gene encoding protein FAR-RED IMPAIRED RESPONSE 1-like, coding for MEFESKEDAYSFYACYAKCVGFGVCTKSSRRSKVSKQFIDVKYACTRYGKKRESTAQNPRPCLKVECKAGLHIKIKCDGKWVVHDFIKDHNHDIFATYAHYFPCHRSINKSQKQCIETMQNVGVRTSQIYAAMAKQHGGYEKVGCLEKDIRNHLDKDRRLSLELGDANTMLECFMLMQEENSKFFYAIDLDDDGRLKNVFWVDANGRNDYQDFGDVISFDTTYITNKYKMPFAPFIGVNNHFQSRLLGCALLANESSETFVWLMKTWLRAMGGNPPNKKLLDPKVSKTKGAPRRIKSGIEKGHKKICTGRMKKGFLSSLFNIVSNYYLFVYVKMKPALVEKEAISPLVNNEVCT